One genomic region from Cellulomonas hominis encodes:
- a CDS encoding FAD-dependent oxidoreductase, protein MTATFEHVLQPGRIGSLELPNRVALAPMGTEMGTHEGLITEREIAYYTERAKGGTGLVMTGISAVSQDYEVINPGLCRVDTDAALPGLTALAESVHAAGGRISLQLTAGLGRNINTVDPERLPISASDNPHYANPDVLCRPLETHEIRVIVQRHAEAAARAAAAGIDAIDIHGHTGYLVDQFMSPVWNRRTDEYGGSTENRCRFAVEIIQAVKSAAPGLPVSFRLSVDHRFPGGRTVEESRKIAVVLEAAGLDLLIADDGSYEAMDYVFPPYYLGDACMAPAAKAMKEVLSIPVMAVGNLTPENAEAVIAAGEADFAGIGRGLIADPEWANKLREGRRGDLRPCIRCNAMCVGHAFFAEALGCAVNPQVGFERERVLTIAPRPKRVVVVGGGPGGLEAARVAALRGHTVDLYEKGTNLGGVLWPAATPEFKKELRGMVGWWERQFATLPVTVHLGSEIHADSLELEGADAIVVATGSLPIVPRSIPGIDGDNVVEVLDFHLGTPVGQRVVVAGGGLSGADSALELAQAGHEVTIVEMASEIAKDMIVINRITLLRQLAEHGVRILTDHTVTAVDEKGLTATGPDGEVHVDADTVLSAFGVRPNTALPEALAGRADVIAVGDCVKPAKVGEAINAGFLAAFDL, encoded by the coding sequence ATGACCGCCACCTTCGAGCACGTCCTGCAACCGGGACGCATCGGCTCGCTCGAGCTGCCCAACCGCGTCGCCCTCGCCCCGATGGGCACCGAGATGGGCACCCACGAGGGCTTGATCACGGAGCGCGAGATCGCGTACTACACCGAGCGCGCCAAGGGCGGCACCGGCCTGGTGATGACCGGCATCTCCGCCGTCTCCCAGGACTACGAGGTCATCAACCCGGGCCTGTGCCGGGTGGACACCGACGCCGCCCTGCCGGGCCTGACGGCTCTGGCCGAGTCGGTCCACGCGGCCGGCGGGAGGATCAGCCTCCAGCTGACCGCGGGCCTCGGCCGGAACATCAACACCGTGGACCCCGAGCGCCTGCCGATCTCCGCGTCCGACAACCCGCACTACGCGAACCCCGACGTGCTGTGCCGCCCGCTGGAGACCCACGAGATCCGGGTCATCGTGCAGCGCCACGCCGAGGCCGCCGCCCGCGCGGCCGCCGCCGGCATCGACGCGATCGACATCCACGGCCACACCGGCTACCTGGTCGACCAGTTCATGAGCCCGGTGTGGAACCGGCGGACCGACGAGTACGGCGGCTCCACCGAGAACCGCTGCCGCTTCGCGGTCGAGATCATCCAGGCCGTGAAGTCCGCGGCGCCGGGCCTGCCGGTGTCGTTCCGGCTGTCGGTCGACCACCGGTTCCCGGGCGGCCGCACCGTCGAGGAGTCCCGGAAGATCGCTGTCGTGCTGGAGGCGGCGGGGCTCGACCTGCTCATCGCGGACGACGGCTCCTACGAGGCGATGGACTACGTCTTCCCGCCGTACTACCTCGGCGACGCCTGCATGGCGCCCGCGGCGAAGGCGATGAAGGAGGTCCTGTCGATCCCCGTCATGGCCGTCGGCAACCTCACCCCCGAGAACGCCGAGGCCGTCATCGCGGCGGGCGAGGCGGACTTCGCCGGCATCGGGCGCGGCCTGATCGCCGACCCGGAGTGGGCCAACAAGCTGCGCGAGGGACGCCGCGGCGACCTGCGCCCCTGCATCCGCTGCAACGCCATGTGCGTGGGTCACGCGTTCTTCGCCGAGGCGCTCGGCTGCGCGGTGAACCCGCAGGTCGGCTTCGAGCGGGAGCGCGTGCTGACGATCGCCCCCCGGCCGAAGCGCGTCGTCGTGGTCGGCGGCGGCCCCGGCGGGCTCGAGGCGGCCCGCGTCGCGGCGCTGCGCGGGCACACCGTCGACCTGTACGAGAAGGGCACGAACCTGGGCGGCGTGCTCTGGCCGGCCGCCACCCCGGAGTTCAAGAAGGAGCTCCGCGGGATGGTCGGCTGGTGGGAGCGCCAGTTCGCGACGCTGCCCGTGACCGTGCACCTCGGGTCCGAGATCCACGCGGACTCCCTCGAGCTCGAGGGCGCGGACGCCATCGTGGTCGCGACCGGCTCGCTGCCGATCGTCCCGCGGTCCATCCCGGGCATCGACGGGGACAACGTCGTCGAGGTCCTGGACTTCCACCTCGGCACGCCCGTCGGGCAGCGGGTGGTCGTCGCCGGCGGCGGCCTGTCCGGCGCGGACTCGGCGCTCGAGCTCGCGCAGGCCGGCCACGAGGTGACGATCGTCGAGATGGCGTCCGAGATCGCCAAGGACATGATCGTCATCAACCGGATCACGCTCCTGCGCCAGCTCGCCGAGCACGGCGTGCGGATCCTCACGGACCACACGGTCACGGCCGTCGACGAGAAGGGCCTGACCGCGACCGGTCCCGACGGCGAGGTGCACGTCGACGCCGACACGGTGCTCTCCGCGTTCGGCGTCCGCCCGAACACCGCGCTGCCCGAGGCGCTGGCCGGGCGGGCCGACGTGATCGCGGTGGGCGACTGCGTGAAGCCGGCGAAGGTCGGCGAGGCGATCAACGCGGGCTTCCTGGCGGCGTTCGACCTCTGA
- a CDS encoding antitoxin, with amino-acid sequence MGIGDYVDKAKRALAGNEDKVADAIDKVAGAAKSRTSASTDAKIDRAADKARDFLEQQKREGRDHPPARHTERPDPPAL; translated from the coding sequence ATGGGCATCGGGGACTACGTCGACAAGGCCAAGCGGGCCCTCGCGGGGAACGAGGACAAGGTCGCCGACGCGATCGACAAGGTCGCCGGCGCGGCGAAGTCACGGACCTCGGCCTCGACGGACGCGAAGATCGACCGGGCCGCCGACAAGGCGCGGGACTTCCTGGAGCAGCAGAAGCGCGAGGGCCGGGACCACCCGCCGGCCCGGCACACCGAGCGTCCCGACCCGCCGGCGCTCTGA
- a CDS encoding ABC transporter permease, producing the protein MGRVALRGIRAHLVRFVLSLLAVALGVAFVAGTFSLRTMMSSTFDGIVDAAAPADAYLRPQPVEGSSIAEGTTATGTVPKEAAEEIAALDGVAHAIPEVQGSIVLVGSDGTAVQSTQAPSFAFPYVHDDPSVRIAEGRGPERAGEVALETATLESSGFAIGDSTQAVIAGEVTPVEIVGRVDMGGPMAGATIVLVDADTGYGLFAPDGGVNDIAVYAEDGTTDEELVAALEPFATGGLEAVTGQQLRDENKDAIGEMLGFVTTFLLVFAAIALFVGAFIISNTFAMSVRQRMREFALLRAVGASPAQVFASILVQAAVVGLIGSAIGIAGGLGLVQGLKAVFESMGMDLAGDVPVDAATIGVSLVVGTLVSVLAAAVPARRAALVPPVEAMRDEVTVAERSMRVRAVLGSVVTALGVAGVLAAVLNAEADVADAALGAGAAAVLVGVLMLAPSLARATVGVLAWPFVRLIRPVGRLARGNVVRNPRRTANTAGALMIGMALVGGVSVIAGSASQSVAGVVESQLHGDLVLQSATFQVPSGAVDDVEALPEVGQVDAFAAAALPVAEDGGEATTGYVAGLAPDLFDRAVDAETIDGEIGVLRDGEAVVQEAAAETNGWEVGDTLVVTGPSGPQELTVAGIFATNVVGAPVVVNRDVLDLLVPREMQVIDTVLVNAADGVSLDALQDAVADAVSPYVVVSVLTQEEFVSQIADQVNQVLVILYALLGLSVVIAVLGIVNTLALSVIERTREIGLLRAVGLGRLQLAGTVTVESALTAVFGTVVGLVVGVALASTLPAVYADEGLSELVIPWGSLVGMLVLAVVVGILAALWPATRAARMKVLDAVSYE; encoded by the coding sequence ATGGGCCGCGTCGCGCTGCGCGGGATCCGCGCGCACCTCGTCCGGTTCGTGCTGTCGCTGCTGGCGGTTGCCCTGGGCGTGGCGTTCGTGGCGGGCACGTTCTCGCTGCGGACGATGATGTCGAGCACGTTCGACGGGATCGTCGACGCCGCCGCCCCGGCGGACGCGTACCTGCGGCCGCAGCCCGTCGAGGGCTCCTCGATCGCCGAGGGCACGACCGCCACCGGCACCGTCCCGAAGGAGGCCGCCGAGGAGATCGCCGCGCTCGACGGGGTCGCCCACGCGATCCCCGAGGTGCAGGGCTCGATCGTCCTGGTCGGCTCCGACGGCACGGCGGTGCAGAGCACCCAGGCGCCGAGCTTCGCGTTCCCGTACGTCCACGACGACCCGTCGGTGCGCATCGCCGAGGGCCGCGGCCCGGAGCGGGCGGGCGAGGTCGCGCTGGAGACGGCCACGCTGGAGTCGTCCGGCTTCGCGATCGGCGACAGCACGCAGGCCGTCATCGCCGGCGAGGTCACGCCGGTCGAGATCGTCGGCCGGGTCGACATGGGCGGCCCGATGGCCGGTGCCACGATCGTCCTGGTCGACGCCGACACCGGGTACGGCCTGTTCGCCCCCGACGGCGGCGTGAACGACATCGCCGTGTACGCGGAGGACGGGACGACCGACGAGGAGCTCGTCGCGGCCCTCGAGCCGTTCGCGACCGGCGGCCTGGAGGCCGTCACCGGGCAGCAGCTCCGGGACGAGAACAAGGACGCCATCGGCGAGATGCTCGGGTTCGTCACGACGTTCCTGCTGGTCTTCGCGGCGATCGCCCTGTTCGTCGGGGCGTTCATCATCTCCAACACCTTCGCGATGTCGGTGCGCCAGCGGATGCGCGAGTTCGCCCTGCTGCGCGCGGTCGGCGCCTCGCCGGCGCAGGTCTTCGCGTCGATCCTGGTGCAGGCGGCCGTCGTCGGCCTGATCGGCTCGGCCATCGGCATCGCCGGCGGCCTGGGTCTCGTGCAGGGCCTCAAGGCGGTGTTCGAGTCGATGGGCATGGACCTGGCGGGCGACGTCCCGGTGGACGCCGCGACCATCGGCGTCTCGCTGGTGGTCGGCACCCTGGTCAGCGTCCTGGCCGCCGCCGTCCCGGCCCGCCGCGCGGCGCTGGTCCCGCCGGTCGAGGCCATGCGCGACGAGGTCACCGTCGCGGAGCGCTCGATGCGGGTCCGCGCGGTGCTCGGCTCCGTCGTCACCGCCCTGGGCGTCGCGGGCGTGCTCGCCGCGGTGCTGAACGCCGAGGCGGACGTCGCGGACGCCGCGCTCGGTGCGGGCGCCGCCGCCGTGCTGGTCGGCGTCCTCATGCTCGCGCCGAGCCTGGCGCGCGCGACCGTCGGGGTGCTGGCGTGGCCGTTCGTCCGGCTGATCCGGCCCGTCGGGCGGCTGGCCCGCGGCAACGTGGTCCGCAACCCCCGCCGCACGGCGAACACCGCGGGCGCGCTGATGATCGGCATGGCGCTGGTCGGCGGCGTGTCCGTGATCGCCGGGTCCGCCTCGCAGTCGGTGGCGGGCGTCGTGGAGTCGCAGCTGCACGGCGACCTGGTCCTGCAGTCGGCGACCTTCCAGGTGCCCTCGGGCGCCGTGGACGACGTCGAGGCGCTCCCCGAGGTCGGGCAGGTGGACGCGTTCGCCGCGGCGGCGCTGCCGGTCGCGGAGGACGGCGGCGAGGCGACGACGGGCTACGTGGCCGGCCTGGCACCGGACCTGTTCGACCGCGCGGTCGACGCGGAGACGATCGACGGCGAGATCGGCGTGCTGCGGGACGGCGAGGCGGTCGTGCAGGAGGCGGCGGCCGAGACGAACGGCTGGGAGGTCGGCGACACGCTCGTCGTCACCGGCCCGTCCGGCCCGCAGGAGCTCACCGTCGCCGGCATCTTCGCCACGAACGTGGTCGGGGCCCCGGTGGTCGTCAACCGCGACGTGCTGGACCTGCTGGTCCCGCGCGAGATGCAGGTCATCGACACGGTGCTCGTGAACGCGGCCGACGGGGTGTCCCTGGACGCGCTGCAGGACGCGGTCGCCGACGCGGTGTCGCCCTACGTCGTGGTCTCGGTGCTCACGCAGGAGGAGTTCGTCTCGCAGATCGCCGACCAGGTCAACCAGGTGCTGGTCATCCTGTACGCGCTGCTCGGCCTGTCCGTGGTGATCGCGGTGCTCGGCATCGTCAACACCCTCGCCCTGTCGGTGATCGAGCGGACGCGGGAGATCGGGCTGCTCCGGGCGGTCGGCCTCGGCCGGCTGCAGCTCGCGGGCACGGTGACGGTCGAGTCGGCGCTGACCGCGGTGTTCGGGACGGTCGTCGGCCTGGTCGTCGGCGTGGCCCTGGCGTCCACCCTGCCCGCGGTGTACGCGGACGAGGGCCTGTCCGAGCTCGTCATCCCGTGGGGCAGCCTGGTCGGGATGCTCGTGCTCGCGGTGGTCGTCGGGATCCTGGCGGCGCTGTGGCCCGCGACCCGCGCGGCCCGCATGAAGGTGCTGGACGCCGTCAGCTACGAGTGA
- a CDS encoding ABC transporter ATP-binding protein, whose product MTTTDTTPIASARGLVKTYGTGDTAVHALAGVDVDFGRGEMTAIMGPSGSGKSTLMHCMAGLDRANAGSVVVDGLEVSAMNERQLTRLRRDRLGFVFQAFNLVPTLTALENITLPLDIARRPVDRAHLDAVVEAVGLADRLGHKPTELSGGQQQRVACARALVSRPAVVFADEPTGNLDSTSSGEVLGFLRRSVDDLGQSVVMVTHDPTAASYAHRVLFLADGRLVGEVTDPTPDAVLAALTALRPAAGAHAGAAAADAAAR is encoded by the coding sequence ATGACCACCACCGACACCACCCCGATCGCGAGCGCCCGCGGTCTGGTGAAGACCTACGGAACGGGCGACACCGCCGTGCACGCCCTCGCGGGTGTGGACGTGGACTTCGGCCGCGGCGAGATGACCGCGATCATGGGCCCGTCGGGCTCCGGCAAGTCGACCCTCATGCACTGCATGGCCGGCCTGGACCGCGCGAACGCCGGCTCGGTCGTCGTCGACGGCCTCGAGGTCAGCGCGATGAACGAGCGGCAGCTCACCCGGCTGCGCCGCGACCGGCTCGGCTTCGTGTTCCAGGCGTTCAACCTGGTCCCGACCCTGACGGCGCTGGAGAACATCACGCTGCCGCTGGACATCGCGCGGCGCCCGGTGGACCGCGCGCACCTGGACGCCGTCGTGGAGGCCGTCGGTCTCGCCGACCGCCTCGGCCACAAGCCGACCGAGCTGTCCGGCGGCCAGCAGCAGCGCGTCGCCTGCGCCCGCGCCCTGGTGTCCCGGCCCGCCGTGGTGTTCGCGGACGAGCCGACCGGCAACCTCGACTCGACGTCGTCCGGCGAGGTGCTGGGCTTCCTGCGTCGCTCCGTCGACGACCTCGGCCAGTCGGTCGTCATGGTCACGCACGACCCGACGGCCGCCTCCTACGCCCACCGGGTGCTGTTCCTCGCGGACGGCCGTCTGGTCGGCGAGGTCACCGACCCGACGCCGGACGCGGTGCTCGCGGCGCTCACCGCGCTGCGGCCCGCTGCCGGGGCCCACGCCGGCGCCGCCGCGGCCGACGCGGCCGCCCGCTGA
- a CDS encoding AAA family ATPase, which produces MRLHTLTMQAVGPFAGRYTVDFAALSAGGLFLLEGPTGAGKSTVIDAVVFALYGKVASAAASEDRLRSAFAGEDVETVVDLVFETGSGVYRVRRTPAFDRPKRRGTGTVRQQATVKLWRLTAAPEHPDDGEGELLSTRLDEAGAELTRVVGLDRAQFVQTMVLPQGEFAAFLRADPEQRRGLLQRIFGTEVYERVQHRLDELRRDAQRAVADARTRVQECAARFAGASGADEDGVAALREAAAEDPAGVGPLVAERLDALRTQAAEAQHVARTAADAAARAREAADAAGQRLRLVRRRRTLEAERARLAAAADQHAADLARLDRARRAAVVAPALRGADEARAVLAGAEKELHAALDTAPEGLAPADVVAALADPGLPRALTAVREAGAAAVATLRRVVALEDGLPRRTRDLDRLREVQAARARAMAEADELLAERPAARTALADALEAATDLAATAPARARDLEDAEAVLAAVRDLAAAGTALAAAEADRASAVAAARDAVREEARLRTARLDGFAGELAARLADGEPCPVCGGTEHPAPAALRADHVREEDVAAAEAGRRAAEDAVRDRDARVATITERCAALRERTGGTDAEAASDEVERRRTALAEAQAAGRARDRLRADLAEHDRVTEELRTARAGLGDEHAAAVLELARAEQDLDRDRTEVDAACDGHPTVLARQGAEQARLDAADAVLGALDRHAHATRSAAERAGELAGLLTEHGFDAEADARAAVAGSGDVASVERAVEAHRTAVALVEDGLRDPELADLGEEDADALGIRVAGLDAVVAEATAAADAAAASLGSVRDRADRAAEAAAHVTDAARTLATAEAEAAPVVRMARLAGGADADNARALSLATYVLVRRFEDVVAAANERLREMSDGRYELERSDEREDVRTRRTGLAMRVLDHTTGSARDPRTLSGGETFYVSLCLALGMADVVTAEAGGVELGTLFIDEGFGTLDPHTLDAVLAELGRLRAGGRVVGVVSHVEALKQAVAERIEVRRRGDGSSTLTVVAG; this is translated from the coding sequence ATGCGGCTGCACACGCTGACGATGCAGGCGGTCGGGCCGTTCGCCGGCCGGTACACCGTGGACTTCGCGGCGCTGTCCGCGGGCGGGCTGTTCCTGCTGGAGGGCCCCACCGGGGCCGGCAAGTCCACCGTGATCGACGCCGTGGTCTTCGCGCTGTACGGCAAGGTCGCGTCCGCCGCCGCGAGCGAGGACCGGCTGCGCTCGGCGTTCGCGGGCGAGGACGTCGAGACGGTGGTGGACCTCGTGTTCGAGACCGGGTCCGGCGTGTACCGCGTCCGCCGGACGCCGGCGTTCGACCGCCCCAAGCGGCGCGGCACCGGGACGGTCCGGCAGCAGGCGACGGTGAAGCTCTGGCGGCTCACGGCGGCGCCCGAGCACCCCGACGACGGCGAGGGCGAGCTGCTGTCCACCCGGCTGGACGAGGCGGGGGCCGAGCTCACCCGCGTGGTCGGGCTGGACCGCGCGCAGTTCGTGCAGACGATGGTGCTGCCGCAGGGCGAGTTCGCCGCGTTCCTGCGCGCCGACCCGGAGCAGCGTCGCGGCCTGCTGCAGCGGATCTTCGGCACCGAGGTGTACGAGCGGGTGCAGCACCGGCTCGACGAGCTGCGTCGCGACGCCCAGCGCGCGGTGGCCGACGCGCGCACCCGGGTGCAGGAGTGCGCCGCGCGGTTCGCCGGGGCGTCCGGGGCCGACGAGGACGGGGTCGCCGCGCTGCGCGAGGCCGCGGCCGAGGACCCGGCCGGCGTCGGCCCGCTGGTCGCCGAGCGGCTGGACGCGCTGCGGACGCAGGCCGCCGAGGCGCAGCACGTGGCGCGGACCGCGGCCGACGCCGCCGCCCGGGCCCGCGAGGCCGCCGACGCGGCCGGGCAGCGGCTCCGGCTGGTGCGTCGCCGGCGGACGCTCGAGGCCGAGCGCGCCCGGCTGGCGGCTGCGGCGGACCAGCACGCCGCCGACCTCGCCCGCCTGGACCGGGCCCGCCGCGCCGCCGTGGTCGCGCCCGCGCTGCGCGGGGCTGACGAGGCGCGTGCCGTGCTCGCCGGGGCGGAGAAGGAGCTGCACGCCGCGCTCGACACCGCCCCCGAGGGGCTCGCGCCGGCCGACGTCGTCGCCGCGCTCGCGGACCCCGGCCTCCCGCGCGCGCTCACGGCCGTGCGCGAGGCGGGTGCGGCGGCCGTCGCCACGCTGCGCCGGGTCGTCGCGCTGGAGGACGGGCTGCCGCGCCGGACCCGTGACCTCGACCGGCTGCGCGAGGTGCAGGCCGCCCGTGCCCGTGCGATGGCCGAGGCGGACGAGCTGCTGGCGGAGCGGCCGGCCGCCCGGACGGCGCTCGCCGACGCGCTCGAGGCGGCAACCGACCTGGCCGCGACCGCGCCCGCGCGCGCCCGGGACCTCGAGGACGCCGAGGCCGTGCTCGCGGCGGTGCGCGACCTGGCGGCGGCCGGGACGGCGCTGGCGGCCGCGGAGGCCGACCGGGCGTCGGCCGTCGCCGCCGCCCGGGACGCCGTGCGCGAGGAGGCCCGGCTGCGCACCGCCCGGCTGGACGGCTTCGCCGGCGAGCTCGCCGCCCGGCTGGCCGACGGCGAGCCGTGCCCGGTCTGCGGCGGAACCGAGCACCCCGCCCCCGCGGCCCTGCGCGCCGACCACGTCCGCGAGGAGGACGTCGCCGCCGCCGAGGCGGGTCGCCGCGCCGCCGAGGACGCCGTGCGCGACCGCGACGCGCGGGTGGCCACGATCACCGAGCGGTGCGCGGCGCTGCGCGAGCGCACCGGGGGTACGGACGCGGAGGCGGCCTCGGACGAGGTGGAGCGCCGCCGGACGGCGCTGGCCGAGGCGCAGGCCGCCGGGCGCGCCCGCGACCGGCTGCGGGCCGACCTGGCGGAGCACGACCGGGTCACCGAGGAGCTCCGGACCGCCCGCGCCGGCCTCGGCGACGAGCACGCGGCGGCCGTGCTCGAGCTCGCCCGCGCGGAGCAGGACCTCGACCGCGACCGCACGGAGGTCGACGCCGCCTGCGACGGGCACCCGACGGTGCTCGCCCGGCAGGGCGCGGAGCAGGCGCGGCTCGACGCCGCGGACGCCGTGCTCGGCGCGCTCGACCGGCACGCGCACGCCACCCGCTCCGCGGCCGAGCGGGCCGGCGAGCTCGCCGGCCTGCTGACCGAGCACGGCTTCGACGCCGAGGCGGACGCCCGTGCCGCCGTCGCGGGGTCCGGCGACGTCGCGTCCGTCGAGCGCGCGGTCGAGGCGCACCGCACCGCCGTCGCCCTGGTCGAGGACGGGCTGCGGGACCCCGAGCTCGCAGACCTCGGCGAGGAGGACGCCGACGCCCTCGGCATCCGGGTCGCCGGGCTGGACGCCGTGGTCGCCGAGGCCACCGCCGCCGCGGACGCCGCCGCCGCGTCGCTCGGATCGGTCCGTGACCGCGCCGACCGCGCGGCCGAGGCAGCCGCGCACGTCACCGACGCCGCGCGAACCCTGGCGACCGCCGAGGCGGAGGCCGCGCCGGTGGTCCGGATGGCCCGGCTCGCCGGCGGCGCGGACGCCGACAACGCCCGTGCGCTGTCGCTGGCGACCTACGTGCTGGTCCGCCGGTTCGAGGACGTGGTCGCCGCCGCGAACGAGCGGCTGCGGGAGATGTCCGACGGCCGGTACGAGCTCGAGCGGTCCGACGAGCGCGAGGACGTCCGCACCCGGCGCACCGGCCTGGCCATGCGGGTCCTCGACCACACGACCGGCTCCGCCCGGGACCCGCGCACGCTGTCGGGCGGGGAGACGTTCTACGTGTCGCTCTGCCTCGCGCTCGGCATGGCGGACGTCGTGACCGCCGAGGCCGGCGGCGTCGAGCTCGGGACGCTGTTCATCGACGAGGGCTTCGGCACGCTCGACCCGCACACCCTCGACGCGGTGCTCGCCGAGCTCGGGCGGCTGCGCGCCGGGGGGCGGGTCGTCGGCGTCGTGTCCCACGTCGAGGCGCTCAAGCAGGCGGTGGCCGAGCGGATCGAGGTCCGGCGGCGGGGAGACGGGTCGAGCACGCTCACGGTCGTCGCGGGCTGA
- a CDS encoding exonuclease SbcCD subunit D: MRLLHTSDWHLGRTLHGVDLTAHQQTFLDHLVEVVRDERVDAVLVAGDVYDRAIPPVESVAQLSDALRRLAEHAVVVVTPGNHDSAVRLGFGADLLRDRVRVLARPGDVDRPVVLPGADGDVLVYGLPYLDPDAARHTLAADGAEPLARSHAAVLGAAMDRVRADLAARTAAATGRPPRSVVVAHAFVVGGAASESERDIRVGGVDHAPTAVFDGVDYVALGHLHGPQRVGDPGGATVLRYAGSPLAYSFSEARHTKSTALVDLGAAGPAQVRLVPAPVPRRLTDLAGPLDELLGPAGEPHLDDWVRVTVTDAHRPPDLYARVRGRFPHALVVQHRPPARDAGARAAEVTAARDPLEVAAEFVAHVSGTPPTEAEAAVLRRAYEGAVAAERSA; this comes from the coding sequence ATGCGGCTGCTCCACACCTCCGACTGGCACCTCGGCCGCACCCTGCACGGCGTCGACCTGACGGCGCACCAGCAGACGTTCCTCGACCACCTGGTCGAGGTCGTCCGGGACGAGCGGGTGGACGCGGTGCTCGTGGCGGGCGACGTCTACGACCGGGCGATCCCCCCGGTCGAGTCCGTCGCGCAGCTGTCCGACGCGCTCCGGCGGCTGGCCGAGCACGCCGTCGTCGTGGTCACCCCGGGCAACCACGACTCCGCGGTCCGGCTCGGCTTCGGCGCCGACCTGCTGCGGGACCGGGTCCGGGTGCTCGCCCGGCCCGGCGACGTCGACCGCCCGGTGGTGCTGCCCGGGGCGGACGGGGACGTGCTGGTCTACGGGCTGCCGTACCTCGACCCGGACGCCGCCCGGCACACGCTGGCCGCCGACGGGGCGGAGCCGCTCGCGCGGTCGCACGCCGCAGTGCTGGGGGCGGCGATGGACCGCGTGCGGGCGGACCTCGCGGCGCGGACGGCGGCGGCGACCGGGCGGCCGCCGCGCTCGGTGGTGGTCGCGCACGCGTTCGTCGTCGGCGGGGCGGCCTCGGAGTCCGAGCGGGACATCCGCGTCGGCGGGGTGGATCACGCACCCACGGCGGTGTTCGACGGGGTCGACTACGTGGCCCTCGGGCACCTGCACGGGCCCCAGCGGGTCGGCGACCCGGGCGGCGCGACCGTCCTCCGGTACGCGGGGTCGCCGCTGGCGTACTCGTTCTCCGAGGCGCGGCACACCAAGTCGACCGCGCTGGTGGACCTCGGTGCCGCCGGACCCGCCCAGGTGCGCCTGGTCCCCGCTCCGGTGCCGCGCCGGCTGACCGACCTCGCGGGGCCGCTCGACGAGCTGCTCGGTCCGGCCGGGGAGCCGCACCTCGACGACTGGGTGCGCGTGACCGTCACGGACGCGCACCGGCCGCCCGACCTGTACGCCCGCGTGCGCGGCCGGTTCCCGCACGCGCTCGTCGTGCAGCACCGGCCGCCGGCCCGGGACGCGGGCGCGCGGGCGGCCGAGGTGACCGCGGCGCGCGACCCGCTCGAGGTGGCGGCGGAGTTCGTCGCCCACGTCAGCGGCACGCCGCCGACCGAGGCCGAGGCGGCGGTGCTGCGCCGGGCCTACGAGGGCGCGGTCGCGGCGGAGCGGAGCGCCTGA
- a CDS encoding STAS domain-containing protein — protein MDQTEDPTSPLGGIDVTTVQGRTVVRMWGEVDGALRAEASTSMAQALASSAPVVVDASGVTFIDSSGLAFVLQLHLAASETGQRLTLRDPGREVVGRLDLIGMAGEIDLEPEAAVA, from the coding sequence ATGGACCAGACCGAGGATCCCACCTCCCCGCTCGGGGGGATCGACGTGACGACCGTGCAGGGGCGCACGGTGGTCCGGATGTGGGGCGAGGTCGACGGCGCGCTGCGCGCCGAGGCCAGCACGTCGATGGCGCAGGCGCTCGCGAGCAGCGCGCCCGTGGTGGTGGACGCGAGCGGGGTGACGTTCATCGACTCCTCCGGGCTCGCGTTCGTCCTGCAGCTGCACCTCGCCGCGAGCGAGACCGGGCAGCGGCTCACCCTGCGGGACCCGGGCCGCGAGGTCGTCGGCCGGCTGGACCTCATCGGGATGGCGGGCGAGATCGACCTCGAACCGGAGGCCGCCGTCGCCTGA
- a CDS encoding aminoacyl-tRNA deacylase, which produces MTSTEPTGPSQPAEGEQRAARALAESGVAHTIVRHGRVGSLAEAAAARGVDPSGIVKTLVVRRGDDDYLFVLVPGDRAISWPKLRALLGVSRMSMPDAATAKDVTGYERGTITPFGSLRAWPVVADARVPGRSVSIGGGGHGVGVTLDGDDLVRALDATVADVTEPAPEG; this is translated from the coding sequence ATGACGAGCACCGAGCCCACGGGGCCCTCCCAACCCGCCGAGGGTGAGCAGCGGGCGGCGCGCGCCCTGGCGGAGTCGGGGGTCGCGCACACGATCGTCCGGCACGGCCGGGTGGGGTCGCTGGCGGAGGCCGCCGCGGCGCGAGGCGTGGACCCGTCCGGGATCGTCAAGACGCTGGTGGTGCGCCGCGGCGACGACGACTACCTGTTCGTCCTCGTGCCCGGCGACCGCGCCATCTCGTGGCCGAAGCTGCGGGCGCTGCTCGGGGTGAGCCGGATGTCGATGCCGGACGCGGCCACCGCCAAGGACGTCACCGGGTACGAGCGCGGCACGATCACGCCGTTCGGCTCGCTGCGGGCGTGGCCGGTGGTCGCGGACGCCCGCGTGCCGGGGCGGTCGGTGTCGATCGGGGGCGGCGGGCACGGCGTCGGGGTGACGCTGGACGGCGACGACCTGGTGCGCGCTCTGGACGCCACCGTGGCGGACGTGACCGAGCCCGCACCGGAGGGCTGA